A single window of Bacteroidota bacterium DNA harbors:
- a CDS encoding glycosyltransferase, translated as MYLILHTYAIYPLWLLIFSKRESNEKQLFKLDEELPEVAILMAAYNEEKVIGDKIASVFKTSYPLQKIHFYIGSDASTDKTDEIIQEWQRKYPQINLIRFGGRTGKSGIINDLSDKATQEIFILTDANVIFKEDTIFNLIRHFKNESVAQVAANIIKVSPNNKGIASQEKSYIAIENKIKHQESLRWNVVMGAEGGCYAIRKVSFSKVPPKFFMDDFYITMNVIEQGKQIVFDKEAVCNEDVPTKSAEEFKRKVRISIGNFQNLMRYKSLLLSFNGISFAFWSHKVLRWLTPFLLITAFVSTYFLMFHDAYFKILFLLQLFGFVTPVLDWLLRINIPLMRFVSHFYLMNLALLRGFIIYMKGVESNVWQPTKREVN; from the coding sequence GTGTATTTAATTTTACACACTTATGCTATTTATCCATTATGGCTATTGATTTTTTCTAAAAGAGAGAGTAACGAGAAACAGTTGTTTAAGTTGGATGAAGAGTTGCCTGAGGTGGCTATTTTAATGGCAGCTTATAACGAAGAGAAAGTGATAGGAGATAAAATTGCATCTGTTTTCAAAACAAGTTATCCCTTACAGAAAATTCATTTCTATATTGGTTCTGATGCGTCTACTGATAAAACAGATGAAATTATCCAGGAATGGCAAAGGAAATATCCTCAAATTAATTTAATACGTTTTGGCGGAAGAACAGGAAAGTCGGGTATTATCAACGATTTATCAGATAAAGCGACGCAGGAAATTTTCATCCTAACAGATGCGAATGTTATTTTTAAAGAGGATACTATTTTCAATTTGATTCGTCATTTTAAAAATGAAAGTGTGGCGCAGGTGGCGGCTAATATTATTAAGGTGTCGCCCAATAATAAAGGTATCGCGTCACAAGAGAAATCGTACATAGCCATCGAGAATAAAATAAAGCATCAGGAAAGTTTGCGTTGGAATGTGGTGATGGGAGCAGAGGGCGGTTGTTATGCGATTCGTAAAGTAAGTTTTTCAAAAGTGCCACCTAAATTTTTCATGGATGACTTTTACATCACCATGAATGTAATTGAGCAAGGGAAACAAATTGTTTTTGATAAGGAAGCTGTTTGTAATGAAGATGTACCAACTAAATCAGCGGAAGAATTTAAAAGAAAGGTAAGAATCTCAATAGGCAATTTCCAAAATCTAATGCGATATAAATCTTTACTGCTTAGTTTTAACGGCATTTCCTTCGCGTTTTGGTCGCATAAAGTATTACGCTGGTTAACGCCGTTTTTACTCATCACAGCTTTTGTCAGCACTTATTTTCTGATGTTTCACGATGCTTATTTTAAAATTTTATTCCTCTTACAATTATTCGGATTCGTAACACCGGTTCTGGATTGGTTATTGCGGATCAATATTCCTCTCATGCGGTTTGTCAGCCATTTTTATCTTATGAATCTTGCCCTGTTACGTGGCTTTATCATATATATGAAGGGTGTTGAAAGTAATGTGTGGCAACCTACAAAACGTGAAGTGAATTGA
- a CDS encoding HU family DNA-binding protein, with product MSLDKKTSSYKFVRAKTFIVKPIKKIKMNKAELIDAIAASAKLSKADAGRALDATIDSINKALKKGDRIGLVGFGSFSVAKRAARTGRNPQTGKEIKIAAKKVVKFKAGAELAGNVNKK from the coding sequence TTGTCACTTGATAAAAAGACTTCATCTTATAAATTTGTTAGAGCAAAAACATTTATTGTTAAACCCATTAAAAAAATTAAAATGAACAAAGCAGAATTAATTGATGCAATTGCAGCCAGTGCAAAATTATCAAAAGCAGATGCAGGTCGCGCATTAGATGCAACTATCGATTCAATCAACAAAGCCTTAAAAAAAGGTGATCGTATTGGTTTAGTTGGTTTCGGATCTTTTTCAGTAGCAAAACGCGCTGCACGTACAGGTCGTAATCCTCAAACCGGAAAAGAAATTAAGATTGCCGCTAAGAAGGTGGTGAAATTTAAAGCAGGTGCTGAATTAGCTGGTAACGTAAACAAAAAATAA
- a CDS encoding SLC13/DASS family transporter, with the protein MPNLFKKYIPIFAGPMLASLIWLFFDLQPGSPKVTYMAGIAVWMATWWFTEAVDLAVTALLPMILLPVFGLGDAKSVAQQYTDSIIFLFLGGFMLAFAIEKWDLHKRIAIKILSVVGTKPTNILFGIMISSYLISNWISNTATCMMLFSAVLALILETEQFIEGTKNRNKFAAALLLGLAFSATIGGLATPVGTPPNMYFFKAFKEAYPDDTQLNFLKWASIGFPLSFTFLIVTFFVLSKYYFRKGLEINLSKSFFKTNYTNLGKTSYEERWVFIIFITCAVLWFTRADVDFGTFKYKGWANLFQVPKFIDDSLVAVVAALLLFLIPSKKSPNEALLTWNDAKKIRYDIILMFGSGFALAYGFEVSGLSEWLAGSLAVLKGVNPVLVILGICGIVTLISEFASNIASIQLAIPVMIALQKNLDLPPLMLMIPATFAASLGFMLPVATAANTIVFGTKRIEIKDMFKVGIVLDVLGILLITLFCYLLL; encoded by the coding sequence ATGCCAAATCTTTTCAAAAAATATATACCAATATTTGCGGGGCCCATGCTTGCCTCTCTTATTTGGCTGTTTTTTGATTTACAACCCGGCTCCCCTAAGGTAACATACATGGCAGGAATTGCGGTTTGGATGGCCACTTGGTGGTTTACCGAAGCCGTTGATTTAGCTGTTACCGCTCTCTTACCGATGATACTTCTTCCTGTTTTTGGATTGGGTGATGCAAAAAGTGTAGCTCAACAATATACCGACAGTATTATATTTTTATTCTTAGGTGGATTTATGCTCGCTTTTGCCATAGAGAAATGGGATTTACATAAACGCATTGCCATTAAAATATTATCTGTAGTTGGTACAAAGCCTACCAACATTTTATTTGGTATCATGATAAGCTCTTATCTTATCAGTAATTGGATTAGCAATACCGCTACTTGCATGATGTTATTTAGTGCGGTTCTGGCATTGATATTGGAAACCGAGCAATTTATTGAAGGAACCAAAAACAGAAATAAATTTGCTGCCGCATTATTATTAGGACTTGCCTTCTCTGCAACTATTGGCGGATTGGCAACACCGGTTGGGACTCCACCGAATATGTATTTCTTTAAAGCCTTTAAAGAAGCTTATCCTGATGACACGCAACTTAATTTTTTAAAGTGGGCTTCAATCGGCTTTCCTTTATCCTTTACTTTCTTAATCGTTACGTTCTTTGTACTATCGAAATATTATTTCAGAAAAGGACTTGAAATAAATTTAAGCAAGAGTTTTTTTAAAACGAATTACACCAATCTCGGAAAAACAAGTTATGAAGAGCGCTGGGTTTTTATCATTTTCATTACTTGCGCTGTATTATGGTTTACACGTGCGGATGTTGATTTTGGCACATTTAAATATAAAGGCTGGGCTAATTTATTTCAGGTTCCGAAATTTATTGATGATTCATTAGTTGCTGTCGTTGCCGCTTTATTATTATTCTTAATTCCATCGAAGAAAAGTCCGAATGAAGCCTTATTAACATGGAATGACGCTAAAAAAATCCGTTACGACATTATTCTGATGTTTGGCAGTGGATTTGCTTTAGCTTACGGATTTGAAGTGTCCGGATTAAGCGAATGGCTCGCCGGTTCATTGGCTGTATTAAAAGGTGTTAATCCTGTTTTAGTTATTCTGGGAATATGCGGCATTGTTACGTTAATCAGTGAATTTGCTTCTAACATTGCCAGTATTCAATTAGCCATACCGGTGATGATTGCATTACAGAAAAATCTGGATTTACCTCCCTTAATGCTCATGATTCCGGCCACTTTTGCTGCCTCTTTAGGATTTATGTTACCTGTTGCAACGGCAGCAAATACAATTGTATTTGGAACGAAACGCATAGAAATAAAAGATATGTTCAAAGTAGGAATAGTGCTGGATGTTTTAGGAATTTTATTGATTACATTGTTTTGTTACTTACTTTTGTAG
- a CDS encoding ABC transporter ATP-binding protein — protein MIKARDIHKTYGQLEILKGVNVDINEGEVVSIVGSSGAGKTTLLTILGTLDRPTSGTLNIGGIDVYSLNDSKLAAFRNKHIGFVFQFHHLLPEFTAIENICMPALIAKTAKKEAEKKAEELLDYLGLSARKNHKPSELSGGEQQRVAVARALINSPKVVFADEPSGNLDSNSAKELHQLFFNLRKTYNQTFVIVTHNNELADMADRKLVMKDGNFLG, from the coding sequence ATGATAAAAGCACGCGACATACATAAAACATACGGACAACTGGAGATTTTAAAAGGTGTGAATGTTGACATTAACGAAGGTGAAGTTGTTTCCATTGTAGGTTCGTCGGGTGCAGGTAAAACCACCTTGCTAACTATTTTAGGAACTCTTGATCGTCCCACATCAGGCACATTAAATATTGGAGGCATTGATGTTTACAGTTTAAACGACAGCAAACTTGCGGCATTCAGAAACAAACACATTGGTTTTGTTTTTCAATTTCATCATTTGTTACCTGAATTTACAGCCATCGAAAATATTTGCATGCCCGCTCTTATTGCTAAAACCGCTAAAAAAGAAGCTGAAAAAAAAGCAGAAGAATTACTCGACTATTTAGGATTAAGCGCGCGCAAAAATCATAAGCCATCTGAATTATCAGGTGGCGAACAACAACGCGTAGCTGTTGCGCGTGCATTGATTAATTCGCCAAAAGTTGTTTTTGCCGATGAACCCTCCGGAAATCTAGACAGTAATTCAGCTAAAGAACTGCATCAGCTTTTCTTTAATTTAAGAAAAACATACAATCAAACTTTTGTGATTGTAACGCATAATAACGAATTGGCAGATATGGCCGATAGAAAATTAGTGATGAAAGACGGCAACTTCTTAGGCTGA
- a CDS encoding glycosyltransferase family 4 protein, with protein MRVLQICNKAPYPPNDGSSIAIYNMGEGFIANNVELHVLTINTKKHFKPDDQIPSDYKEKSHYQSVYRDASVTPWGAFANLFSSQSYFVSRFYFNAFENSLIEILKKNVFDIIQLEGLFVATYISVIKKYSKAKIVLRAHNVEFLIWERHLLHEKSALKKWYLSLQTSRLKKFELEVLPQLDAIVTITDIDKDFFLELGFKKPIYTCITGVNVNSYKEKKSNNKKPKTIFHFASMDWMPNMEAVEWFLENCWEKVHKTVPEAKLVLAGRDMPEKFRKLNLPNVMVIEKVADSKTFYNEHEIMLVPLLSGSGLRIKIIEGMAYGKPIVSTAIGAEGIKYTHGKNILIANSPSEFSEAVIGLLQNDEKRKLLENEAQLLAEQQFDNKKVVEGLVQFYNSELNA; from the coding sequence ATGCGCGTACTTCAAATCTGTAATAAAGCTCCTTATCCGCCAAATGACGGAAGTTCCATTGCTATTTACAATATGGGAGAGGGATTTATTGCCAATAATGTTGAATTACATGTATTAACCATTAATACAAAAAAGCATTTTAAACCCGACGATCAAATTCCAAGTGATTACAAAGAAAAATCGCATTATCAATCTGTTTATCGCGACGCCAGCGTGACGCCATGGGGCGCATTTGCTAATTTGTTTTCTTCTCAATCATATTTTGTCTCACGTTTTTATTTCAACGCGTTTGAAAACTCTTTAATAGAAATTTTAAAGAAGAATGTTTTTGATATTATTCAATTAGAAGGTCTCTTTGTTGCTACCTATATTTCGGTTATAAAAAAATACTCAAAAGCAAAAATTGTTTTACGTGCGCATAATGTGGAGTTTTTAATTTGGGAAAGACATTTGCTGCATGAAAAATCTGCACTAAAAAAGTGGTATTTGTCTTTACAAACCTCACGTTTAAAAAAGTTTGAACTCGAAGTGTTGCCGCAATTGGATGCTATTGTAACAATTACGGATATCGATAAAGATTTTTTTCTTGAACTTGGATTTAAGAAACCAATTTATACCTGCATTACAGGTGTAAACGTAAACTCATATAAGGAGAAAAAGTCAAACAATAAAAAACCAAAGACTATTTTTCATTTTGCTTCTATGGATTGGATGCCAAATATGGAAGCGGTGGAATGGTTTCTTGAGAATTGCTGGGAGAAGGTACATAAAACTGTGCCTGAAGCTAAATTAGTTTTGGCAGGAAGAGATATGCCGGAAAAATTCAGAAAATTGAATTTGCCCAATGTGATGGTGATTGAAAAGGTTGCAGACTCAAAAACATTTTACAATGAGCATGAAATCATGTTAGTGCCATTGTTGTCGGGTAGCGGATTAAGAATAAAAATAATTGAAGGTATGGCCTACGGAAAGCCAATTGTTTCCACTGCTATTGGTGCCGAAGGAATAAAGTATACTCACGGAAAAAATATTCTCATTGCAAATTCACCTTCCGAATTTTCAGAGGCTGTTATTGGGTTATTACAAAACGATGAGAAAAGAAAGCTTCTTGAAAATGAAGCGCAATTGCTGGCCGAGCAACAATTCGATAATAAGAAAGTAGTGGAGGGCTTGGTTCAGTTCTATAATTCGGAATTAAATGCATAG
- a CDS encoding methionyl-tRNA formyltransferase, which translates to MRIVFMGTPEFAVPCLDILIRNNYNVVAVVTVPDKPAGRGQQLSESAVKVYAKEKGIKILQPLKLKDPAFIAELKELKPDLQIVVAFRMLPEEVWNMPPLGTYNLHASLLPKYRGAAPINWAVINGESESGVTTFKLKHEIDTGNVLFQEKVPLSDTTTAGELHDTLMKVGSELILKSVKAIESGNYELKPQNDAVAIHAPKIFKDTCKIDWTKEVKSVYNLIRGLSPYPAAYTEFTDSKGTLTSFKLFKTTVEEGAVKETNGSLLTDNKTFIKIASKGGYINVKELQLQGKKRMSTEEFLRGYKFPENTLCK; encoded by the coding sequence ATGCGTATAGTATTTATGGGTACTCCCGAATTCGCGGTACCTTGTTTGGATATATTAATTAGAAATAATTACAATGTGGTGGCTGTGGTTACGGTGCCGGATAAACCTGCAGGGCGCGGACAACAACTTAGTGAGAGTGCGGTAAAGGTATACGCTAAGGAAAAAGGAATTAAAATTTTACAACCGCTTAAACTAAAAGATCCTGCTTTTATTGCAGAGTTAAAGGAACTAAAGCCCGATTTACAAATTGTTGTAGCTTTTAGAATGTTGCCGGAAGAGGTTTGGAATATGCCTCCTTTGGGAACGTATAATTTACACGCATCTTTATTGCCAAAGTACAGAGGTGCTGCTCCAATAAATTGGGCTGTTATTAATGGAGAGAGCGAGAGCGGAGTCACCACATTTAAATTAAAGCATGAAATTGATACAGGAAATGTTTTGTTTCAGGAGAAGGTGCCATTATCCGACACTACAACAGCCGGTGAATTGCACGATACGTTAATGAAAGTGGGGAGCGAGTTGATTTTAAAAAGTGTAAAAGCGATTGAGAGTGGAAACTATGAATTAAAGCCACAAAATGATGCTGTTGCCATACATGCGCCGAAAATTTTTAAAGACACTTGCAAAATCGACTGGACAAAAGAAGTGAAGTCGGTGTACAATTTAATTCGGGGGTTATCACCATATCCGGCCGCTTACACGGAATTTACGGATAGTAAAGGCACACTCACTTCTTTTAAATTATTTAAAACAACTGTAGAGGAGGGGGCAGTAAAAGAAACTAACGGTTCGCTGCTAACCGACAATAAAACATTTATTAAAATTGCCTCTAAGGGAGGTTATATAAATGTGAAGGAATTACAACTGCAAGGAAAAAAAAGGATGAGTACCGAGGAATTTTTGCGTGGGTATAAATTTCCTGAAAACACATTGTGTAAGTAA
- a CDS encoding DUF481 domain-containing protein has product MNRIALALITFLLFSVFCFSQVINIESKRFHNDSSQWVGKIDGNFSAVKNIQEVITFGLNIHTQYQKGKSRVLAIGDLAFIKAGNTDFMNSGYQHLRYNYKLNKWLTWEAFVQAQYNRVLLLDRRYLGGTGPRFKLVKREHLRIYTATLYMYEYQAQNNDSLERYSNRLSAYLSFNVSFGKFEFTSTTFYQPNFADFNDYRIANNSMLELILTKHLNLKSELVLLYDTRQPLRVPDLVYTIRSGISYKF; this is encoded by the coding sequence ATGAATAGAATAGCTTTAGCATTAATCACCTTTTTGCTTTTTTCTGTATTTTGTTTTTCTCAGGTTATTAATATTGAATCCAAACGTTTTCATAACGATTCTTCACAATGGGTTGGAAAGATTGATGGTAATTTCAGTGCGGTGAAAAATATTCAGGAGGTTATTACTTTCGGTTTGAACATTCATACCCAATATCAGAAGGGAAAGTCAAGAGTTTTGGCGATTGGGGATTTAGCTTTTATTAAAGCGGGTAATACCGACTTCATGAACTCAGGCTATCAGCATTTGCGTTACAATTACAAGCTTAATAAATGGCTTACCTGGGAGGCATTTGTTCAAGCGCAATATAACAGAGTATTGTTACTTGATAGAAGATATCTTGGCGGAACAGGTCCGCGTTTTAAATTAGTTAAACGAGAACATTTGCGAATATATACCGCCACCCTCTATATGTACGAATATCAGGCACAGAATAATGATAGTTTGGAAAGATACAGTAACCGATTAAGCGCCTACCTAAGTTTTAATGTTTCGTTTGGAAAGTTTGAATTTACGAGCACCACCTTTTATCAGCCGAACTTTGCCGACTTCAATGATTATCGCATTGCTAATAATTCGATGCTGGAATTAATTCTTACCAAGCATCTCAATTTAAAATCTGAATTGGTTTTGTTGTACGATACGCGACAACCTTTGCGTGTTCCTGATTTGGTTTACACGATTCGGAGCGGAATAAGTTATAAGTTTTAA
- a CDS encoding LptF/LptG family permease, translating into MPLKKLHTLLIKSFLPPFVITLFVSVFLFFLVQIVITYLDDLIGKGLSFWTLTQLFTYAWIAIIPQCIPLAVLLASIMTFGSLAENYELAALKSAGLSLFKIIKPVFYTVVILAALTFVFNNYILPVVTWKSQSLLWDIRQAKPAMNIKEGIFYNKIEDYSLRVGKKGKDGNSIQDVLIYDHTAGIGNNVQLYADSGYMNMSADTNYLIIKLFKGNRYEEIENREVSKKAKQFSQLNFKELEVNIELTDFKLKRTDENLFKHHYEMMNIWQIDNELDTIRTQLERKRTNLNTQAKNSFYYRTSNFIKKPVEKPVNIRKFYGSLSAPDYNRAIENALNLARNSSGFIDSLNDGSRDDLYREAQFEMGWHEKINVCFACIVLFFVGAPLGAIIRKGGMGLPVVMAVIFFLAYFILTEAFKGLTSEGIVHAWFGMWLPLLIFLPLGVFLTYKAATDSALFDIDVYLQPIKKLFKRKSS; encoded by the coding sequence GTGCCCCTAAAGAAATTACATACCCTGCTCATAAAGTCGTTTTTACCGCCTTTTGTAATTACCCTGTTTGTCAGCGTGTTTTTGTTTTTCCTTGTGCAAATTGTAATTACTTATCTCGACGATTTAATAGGTAAAGGCCTTTCTTTCTGGACGCTCACCCAGCTTTTTACTTATGCTTGGATAGCCATCATTCCGCAGTGTATTCCGCTTGCTGTTTTATTAGCATCCATTATGACATTTGGAAGTTTAGCTGAGAATTATGAATTAGCAGCTTTGAAATCAGCCGGATTGTCTTTATTCAAAATAATTAAACCGGTTTTTTATACTGTGGTTATTTTAGCGGCGCTCACTTTTGTGTTTAATAACTACATTTTACCCGTCGTTACCTGGAAATCACAATCACTTTTATGGGATATTCGTCAGGCAAAACCAGCCATGAACATAAAGGAAGGAATTTTTTATAACAAGATTGAGGATTATAGTCTGCGTGTCGGGAAAAAGGGAAAGGATGGAAATAGTATTCAGGATGTTTTGATTTACGATCACACAGCAGGTATTGGAAATAATGTTCAATTGTATGCGGATAGCGGTTACATGAATATGAGTGCCGATACGAATTATTTAATCATAAAATTATTTAAAGGCAACCGTTACGAGGAAATTGAAAATAGGGAAGTGAGCAAGAAGGCAAAGCAATTCTCGCAACTTAATTTTAAAGAATTGGAAGTAAATATTGAGCTTACCGATTTTAAATTAAAACGTACCGATGAAAATTTATTTAAGCATCATTATGAAATGATGAATATTTGGCAAATTGATAACGAACTGGATACTATCAGAACTCAACTGGAAAGAAAGCGTACAAATTTAAATACGCAGGCAAAAAACTCTTTCTACTATCGCACATCTAATTTTATTAAGAAGCCTGTAGAAAAACCGGTAAACATTCGCAAATTTTATGGCAGTTTGAGTGCACCTGATTACAATCGCGCCATAGAGAACGCTTTAAATCTTGCACGTAATTCGAGCGGATTTATTGATTCACTGAATGATGGAAGCAGAGATGATTTGTACCGTGAAGCGCAATTCGAAATGGGTTGGCACGAAAAAATTAATGTTTGTTTCGCTTGTATCGTTTTGTTTTTTGTGGGCGCACCTCTAGGAGCGATTATTCGTAAAGGAGGAATGGGTCTGCCGGTTGTAATGGCGGTAATTTTCTTTCTTGCTTACTTTATTCTTACTGAAGCTTTCAAAGGATTAACCAGCGAAGGTATCGTGCATGCGTGGTTTGGTATGTGGTTACCACTATTAATATTCCTTCCTTTAGGAGTCTTTTTAACCTATAAAGCCGCTACTGATTCGGCGTTGTTTGATATTGATGTGTATTTACAACCAATTAAAAAATTGTTTAAACGTAAAAGTTCCTGA
- a CDS encoding glycosyltransferase family 2 protein — translation MINNKKLVVVLPAYNAALTLERTYNEIPFDIVDDVVLVDDCSKDNTVEVARQIGIKHVISHEKNKGYGGNQKTCYDKALSLGADIVVMLHPDYQYTPKLIQSLTYLIANDLYPVAFGSRILGKGALKGGMPMYKYIFNRFLTFSQNVLINQKLSEYHTGYRAFSKEVLVTINYHANSDDFVFDNQMISQIFYAGFDIAEVTCPTKYFPEASSINFSRSMKYGMGVLGTSFVHFFNRLGIMKSEIYKSNK, via the coding sequence ATGATTAATAACAAGAAATTAGTGGTGGTATTGCCTGCGTATAACGCAGCTTTAACCCTTGAACGTACTTATAACGAAATACCATTTGACATTGTTGACGATGTGGTGTTGGTAGATGATTGCAGTAAGGATAACACTGTAGAAGTAGCGCGTCAAATCGGTATTAAACACGTTATTTCCCATGAGAAAAACAAAGGTTATGGCGGTAATCAAAAAACTTGCTATGATAAAGCTTTGAGTTTAGGAGCTGATATTGTGGTGATGTTACATCCCGATTACCAATATACCCCAAAATTAATTCAGAGTTTAACGTATCTGATTGCAAACGATTTGTACCCTGTTGCGTTTGGTTCCCGTATTTTAGGTAAAGGCGCATTAAAAGGCGGTATGCCAATGTACAAATACATCTTTAACCGTTTCTTAACCTTCAGTCAAAACGTATTAATTAATCAGAAATTATCAGAATACCATACAGGTTACCGTGCCTTTTCTAAAGAAGTATTGGTTACCATAAATTACCATGCCAATTCGGATGATTTCGTGTTCGATAATCAAATGATTTCTCAGATTTTTTATGCCGGATTTGATATTGCAGAAGTGACCTGTCCTACTAAGTATTTTCCGGAAGCCAGCTCCATTAATTTCAGTCGTAGTATGAAATACGGAATGGGTGTACTCGGAACATCTTTCGTTCATTTCTTTAACCGACTTGGTATTATGAAATCGGAGATTTATAAATCCAACAAATAA
- a CDS encoding DUF4294 domain-containing protein codes for MSAYLNIRLPKVFYRFKTPATALLTAFIFVFSFSPAQDISVPQAKTSYTLRAEVVDNDTVPVVDLYPVYVYTDYIYKNKKQYEQWTRIKYNVKKVYPYAIIAAAKLKEYDVILEKMPNERMKKAYIRVCEKDLKNEFEDELKDLSINQGRILMKLIDRETGKTTYQIVKEMRGGFEAVMWQAVARIFGNNMKTEYDANTEDIMIERAVKLVESGQF; via the coding sequence ATGAGTGCTTACTTAAATATCCGTTTACCCAAAGTATTTTACAGGTTTAAAACTCCTGCAACAGCACTGCTTACCGCTTTCATTTTCGTATTTAGCTTTAGTCCTGCACAAGATATAAGTGTGCCACAAGCCAAAACATCTTACACACTAAGAGCTGAAGTGGTGGACAATGATACTGTTCCTGTGGTTGACCTCTACCCTGTTTATGTTTATACCGATTACATTTATAAAAACAAAAAGCAATACGAGCAGTGGACTCGCATCAAGTATAACGTAAAAAAAGTTTATCCTTATGCTATTATCGCTGCAGCTAAATTAAAAGAGTATGATGTGATTTTGGAGAAGATGCCAAATGAACGAATGAAGAAAGCTTACATCCGTGTTTGCGAGAAAGATTTAAAAAATGAATTTGAAGATGAATTGAAAGATTTATCCATCAATCAGGGCAGAATTTTAATGAAACTCATCGACCGCGAAACAGGTAAAACAACTTATCAGATAGTAAAAGAAATGCGCGGTGGATTTGAAGCAGTCATGTGGCAAGCGGTAGCACGCATATTTGGCAACAATATGAAGACAGAATATGATGCTAATACAGAAGACATCATGATTGAACGTGCGGTTAAACTGGTAGAATCAGGTCAGTTTTAA